A stretch of Carnobacterium iners DNA encodes these proteins:
- a CDS encoding Yip1 family protein, whose translation MQQNEKFKDWLFRYQYIYRIRSTDKSKGRFLSALVTDISEMREDVQVVEYNRHKKYALRNVYVGNIEKADRIICTYYDTPPKSYGAYELFNLKEQKKRTLSFILVSSILMILLGIVGTLVYMQYATNAFDLTSFSTILIVLIYGIYFLLLGKVAKGLPSRKTLVRNTSSILALLEIISETKDEKTAFAFIDEGSFGEVGLEALSASHKEKATMFILDSIGSEAPLHISGNDFSKKKVAELKIDHPSSNQNFNYVFSARILEKESESNYYLEKSDLKRKTLNMQNLTKVVELFK comes from the coding sequence ATGCAGCAAAATGAAAAATTTAAAGATTGGTTATTTCGATATCAATACATTTATCGGATACGGAGTACTGATAAGAGTAAAGGACGATTTCTTTCAGCATTAGTGACGGATATATCTGAAATGAGAGAAGATGTACAAGTGGTTGAGTACAATCGTCATAAAAAATATGCTTTGAGAAATGTTTACGTTGGTAATATCGAAAAAGCAGATCGGATCATTTGCACATATTATGATACGCCTCCTAAAAGCTATGGTGCTTATGAATTATTCAATTTAAAAGAACAGAAGAAACGAACGCTTAGTTTCATTTTAGTTAGTTCTATTTTGATGATTCTATTAGGAATTGTTGGAACACTTGTTTATATGCAATATGCAACGAATGCCTTTGATTTAACTTCGTTTTCGACTATTTTAATTGTTCTTATTTACGGTATCTATTTCCTATTATTAGGTAAGGTTGCGAAAGGATTACCAAGTCGAAAGACGCTTGTTCGTAATACCTCATCAATTCTTGCACTATTAGAAATAATTAGTGAAACAAAAGATGAAAAAACAGCCTTTGCTTTTATAGATGAAGGAAGTTTTGGAGAAGTCGGTCTAGAAGCGTTAAGTGCTTCTCATAAAGAGAAAGCAACTATGTTCATTTTGGATAGCATAGGCTCAGAAGCACCATTGCACATTTCAGGAAACGATTTCTCTAAGAAAAAAGTTGCAGAATTAAAAATTGATCATCCTTCATCGAATCAAAACTTTAATTATGTTTTTAGCGCAAGGATATTGGAAAAGGAATCAGAGAGTAACTATTATTTAGAAAAATCAGATTTAAAACGAAAGACTTTAAATATGCAAAATTTAACAAAAGTTGTAGAACTATTTAAATAA
- a CDS encoding bifunctional 4-hydroxy-2-oxoglutarate aldolase/2-dehydro-3-deoxy-phosphogluconate aldolase, with the protein MLANMGNEIYRKIEQVKLLPLYTATDLTYLDRLEDILVKNNVRFIEVTFRSDLAIEAIKKLSQSNELIVGAGTVRTQKEAKDAIENGAKFVVSPAVVPEVIEYCIEQDVPVFPGTATPGDIQRAMEYGIKVVKFFPADIYGGLKAINALSGPFYDVKFLPTGGINEENFMEYVQNDHIVAVGGSFIISESLIKKDDGETADKALKSLIDKINLQK; encoded by the coding sequence ATGTTAGCAAATATGGGAAATGAAATTTATCGAAAAATTGAGCAAGTAAAGTTGTTACCTCTTTATACTGCAACAGACCTTACTTATTTAGATCGCTTAGAGGATATTTTAGTTAAAAATAACGTGCGGTTTATTGAAGTAACATTTAGAAGTGATTTAGCAATAGAAGCTATTAAAAAATTATCTCAGTCTAATGAGTTAATTGTTGGAGCAGGAACTGTAAGAACACAGAAAGAAGCAAAAGATGCTATCGAAAATGGTGCGAAATTCGTTGTTTCACCAGCAGTTGTTCCTGAAGTTATTGAATATTGTATAGAACAAGACGTTCCAGTTTTTCCAGGAACGGCAACACCTGGAGATATTCAACGTGCTATGGAATATGGTATCAAGGTGGTCAAGTTTTTCCCTGCAGATATTTATGGTGGATTAAAAGCAATTAATGCGTTGAGTGGTCCCTTCTATGATGTTAAGTTTTTACCAACAGGTGGTATTAATGAAGAAAACTTTATGGAATATGTTCAAAATGACCATATAGTAGCAGTTGGGGGTTCATTTATCATCTCTGAATCTTTGATTAAAAAAGATGATGGAGAAACAGCTGATAAAGCATTAAAATCATTAATAGATAAAATTAATTTACAGAAATAG
- a CDS encoding PTS system mannose/fructose/N-acetylgalactosamine-transporter subunit IIB — translation MGEVNLARVDERLIHGQVMMTLSQKQGINSIFVVDEVVAKDKFMRELYKNAGSRTGQKTIVVTPEKAQFYWDEYKFKEYNCILITKTISVIYDLVKNGVPMKELNIGGIAQKNPETDIFVTKSVYLNKSDAGKLKELNEQYGVEDIYFQATPSGPKSSLKDVLKQFDL, via the coding sequence ATGGGAGAAGTAAATTTGGCACGTGTCGATGAACGTCTAATCCACGGACAAGTAATGATGACATTGTCACAAAAACAAGGAATAAATTCAATTTTTGTTGTAGACGAAGTAGTTGCAAAAGATAAATTTATGCGTGAGCTATACAAAAATGCCGGAAGTCGTACAGGACAAAAGACTATTGTCGTTACGCCAGAAAAAGCACAGTTTTACTGGGACGAATATAAATTTAAAGAATACAATTGCATTTTAATTACTAAAACAATTAGTGTCATTTATGATTTAGTTAAAAATGGTGTGCCTATGAAAGAATTAAATATTGGTGGAATTGCGCAAAAAAATCCAGAAACAGATATTTTTGTAACTAAGTCTGTTTATTTGAATAAATCTGATGCTGGAAAATTAAAGGAACTAAATGAGCAATATGGGGTTGAGGATATTTATTTCCAAGCGACACCATCCGGACCAAAATCAAGCTTAAAAGATGTATTAAAACAATTTGATTTATAA
- a CDS encoding HAD family hydrolase, with protein sequence MNKIELLIFDMDGLMFDTGRLAYRAYLESAKKHDFEVTHNVYYYLTGRTEKGIRQHMEELYGNDVSHDEWRDSINMFKDEILAHEKRVYKKKGLVDLLEFTKNNGIKIAIASSSDREKVNYYLEIEGISEYFDIIIAGDEVINSKPDPEIFLSACKKSEITCSNAIVLEDSAAGIEAAHSAGIVSFLVEDDITYLPTRKGHHKLKKDLSRLKEKKVPADYQFLDLLQVRDFLEKTKNTEF encoded by the coding sequence ATGAATAAGATTGAATTACTTATTTTTGATATGGATGGTTTAATGTTTGATACAGGTCGGTTAGCTTATCGTGCTTATCTTGAATCAGCAAAAAAACATGATTTTGAAGTTACTCATAATGTATATTATTATTTAACAGGACGGACAGAAAAAGGTATCCGTCAGCATATGGAAGAACTGTACGGTAATGATGTTTCTCATGATGAGTGGCGTGATTCAATCAATATGTTTAAAGATGAAATTTTAGCACATGAGAAGCGTGTATATAAGAAAAAAGGGTTAGTAGATTTACTAGAATTCACTAAAAATAATGGAATTAAAATTGCTATTGCTTCATCATCAGATCGAGAAAAAGTAAACTATTACTTAGAAATTGAAGGGATTTCTGAATACTTTGATATAATTATAGCGGGAGACGAGGTAATAAATAGTAAACCTGATCCTGAAATTTTTTTGTCCGCATGTAAAAAAAGTGAAATTACTTGTAGTAATGCCATTGTACTCGAAGATTCTGCTGCTGGTATTGAAGCAGCTCATAGTGCAGGGATTGTTTCATTCTTAGTTGAAGATGACATCACCTATCTTCCTACTAGAAAAGGTCATCATAAATTAAAAAAAGATTTATCTCGTTTAAAAGAGAAAAAAGTACCAGCAGATTATCAATTTCTTGATCTTTTACAAGTTAGAGATTTTTTAGAAAAAACAAAAAACACTGAATTTTAA
- a CDS encoding PTS sugar transporter subunit IIA, with translation MLGIVIATHGKLSDGLKDSAEVIMGETNNITTVNLNSGDDVQELGAKIKVAIHEVNESEGVIVLADLVSASPYNQSVIVTNSLDKKLQDSVYVIGGVNLPMLLETINHQILSTPVEQIAEAVIKQATDSLGVWHVSMISDDQDEDDF, from the coding sequence ATGCTAGGGATTGTCATTGCAACACATGGGAAATTAAGTGATGGATTGAAAGATTCAGCAGAAGTGATTATGGGTGAAACTAATAATATTACGACAGTAAATTTGAATTCAGGAGACGATGTTCAAGAATTAGGCGCAAAAATTAAAGTGGCAATACATGAAGTTAATGAAAGTGAAGGTGTCATCGTATTAGCAGACTTAGTAAGTGCTAGTCCTTATAACCAATCAGTTATTGTTACAAATAGTCTAGATAAAAAATTGCAAGATTCAGTTTATGTTATCGGTGGAGTTAATCTTCCAATGTTATTAGAAACAATTAACCATCAAATTTTATCAACGCCAGTAGAACAAATTGCAGAAGCTGTAATCAAACAAGCAACCGATAGTCTAGGTGTATGGCACGTATCGATGATAAGTGATGACCAAGATGAGGATGACTTTTAA
- the uxuA gene encoding mannonate dehydratase, producing the protein MKWGFRWYGEKNDTIPLGNVKQIPGMNGIVGTLLNKLPGDIWEVPEIQELKESVEKKGLEFLGIESVAVHDAIKAGTSERDQYIENYIQTIRNLSECGVNMICYSFKPIFGWAKTDLFYENSDGSFSLVYDQAVVDNIEASDMFKLIHSQSKGFSLPGWEEERLNKFSSLVETYEGVTEEILFDNLTYFLQKIIPVCEEVDVKMAIHPDDPPFEIFGFPRITKNSEDLKKILSIIDSPYNGITMCTGSLGANPENDLVKIIHEVGDKINFVHFRNVKFLGERHFKESAHLSIEGSLDMYSIMKALLDVGFDGVVRPDHGRTVWGEVAMPGYGLYDRAMGLSYMQGLHEAILKSKEK; encoded by the coding sequence ATGAAGTGGGGATTTAGATGGTACGGGGAAAAAAATGACACTATTCCGTTGGGAAATGTCAAACAAATACCTGGGATGAATGGGATTGTGGGTACACTATTGAACAAACTACCAGGAGATATATGGGAAGTTCCTGAAATTCAAGAGCTAAAAGAATCAGTTGAAAAGAAAGGCTTAGAATTTTTAGGGATAGAGAGCGTAGCCGTTCATGATGCAATAAAAGCTGGAACATCTGAAAGAGATCAATATATTGAAAATTATATTCAAACAATTAGAAATTTATCTGAATGCGGTGTTAACATGATTTGTTATAGCTTCAAACCAATTTTCGGTTGGGCCAAAACAGATTTATTTTATGAGAATAGTGATGGTAGTTTCTCTCTTGTTTACGATCAAGCTGTTGTAGATAATATAGAAGCGAGTGACATGTTCAAACTTATCCATAGCCAATCTAAAGGATTTAGCCTACCTGGTTGGGAAGAAGAGCGTTTGAATAAATTTAGTAGTTTAGTAGAGACTTACGAAGGAGTAACAGAAGAAATATTATTTGATAACCTTACTTATTTCTTACAGAAAATAATTCCAGTATGTGAGGAAGTAGATGTTAAGATGGCGATTCATCCAGATGATCCACCATTTGAAATATTTGGATTCCCTCGTATCACGAAGAATTCAGAAGACTTGAAAAAGATTCTTAGTATTATAGATTCTCCATATAATGGTATTACTATGTGTACAGGTTCACTTGGAGCAAATCCAGAAAATGATTTAGTCAAAATTATTCACGAAGTTGGAGATAAAATCAATTTTGTTCATTTCCGTAATGTTAAATTTTTAGGTGAGCGTCACTTCAAGGAATCAGCGCATTTGAGTATTGAAGGATCATTAGATATGTATTCAATAATGAAAGCTTTGCTAGATGTAGGCTTCGATGGAGTCGTTCGCCCAGATCATGGTCGTACTGTGTGGGGCGAAGTTGCAATGCCTGGTTATGGTCTCTATGATCGCGCAATGGGTCTTAGTTATATGCAAGGTCTACATGAAGCTATTCTTAAGTCAAAAGAAAAGTAA